The window GACGTGGCTCGCCCCGTTCTTTACCTACCACTATTTCACCGGCGATCCCGGCGATTCGATCGTCGTCGCCATGTCGATGTCGGTGGTGGTCTTCCTGGCCATGAACCTGGTAGGGATCGGTATCGGCGTCCTCGCCGGAAACGTGCTGTTGCGCGGGATCGGCGCCGGCCGCTATCCGCTGTGGGGCTTCACGTACTTCCGCTGGTGGCTCGGCGACCGCCTGCAGCAGATCTCGCCCGCCCACCTGTGGGCCGGCTCGTCGCTGTACAACGGATACCTCCGGGCGACGGGCGCGCATATCGGCGAGGACGTGGTGATCGGCTCGCTGACGATCCGCCTGCCCCACCTGCTGCACATCGGCGACGGCGCCAGCCTGGGATCGAGCGTGAACCTCGAGAACGTTCGCGTCGAACGCGGCGAACTGGTCGTCAGCCGCATCGACATCGGCCGCGAAGCCTATGTCGGCTCATACGCCGTCATGGAAGGCGATACCGCGATCGCCGATTACGGCCGGCTCGAAGGGCTGGCCGCCCTGCCCCGCGGCGGGCGGATCGCGACCGCGGAAGTGTGGGATGGCGCGCCGGCGAGCCTCGTGCGGATGCTGGATCCGGCCAAGCGCCCGCCGCGGCCGGCGGTGACACGGCTGCGCCGTGTCGGCGAGTCGCTGTTCTTCGCGCTCGGAGCTGCACTGATCGCACTGCTGTTCTTCCTGCCGATCTTCCCGACCTTCGTCCTGATCGACGCCCTCGAAGGCAGGGTACTCGCCCCCGAACTCGATACGCAGGGCTACTTGCTCTCGATCCTGCAATACGTCCTGCTGGCGCTGCCGGCGAGCGCAGTGCTGGTGGTCGCGACCGCGCTGATCGCCGCCGGCGTCCGCTGGGTCGTACTGCCGCGTCGCCTTGCCCCCGGCTGCTGGCCGGTGCACAGCAACGTCTACTGTCGAAAGTGGCTCACCAACCAGATCCAGAGCGTCAGCCTGCAGGTGCTGCACGGCGTGTATGCGACGGTGTACGCCCCATTCTGGTATCGCCTGCTGGGAGCGAGAGTCGGCCGCGGTGCCGAAATTTCCACCGCGATGGGACTCGTTCCCGACATGCTGACGCTCGGCGACGACACCTTCATCGCGGACGCGGTAATGCTCGGCGACGAAGAGATCGACGGCGGGTGGATGTCGATCAACCACACGGTGGTCGGCCCGCGCAGCTTCGTCGGCAACGGTGCCTACGTACCCGATGGCACCACCCTGCCATCGGATGTGCTGATCGGCGTGCAATCGAAAGCGCCGGGCACGGCAGCCATGCTGCCCGGCCAGACCTGGGTCGGCTCGCCGGCAGTCAGCCTGCCCTCGCGCGAAATGCTGACCGGATTCCCGGCGACGCTCACTTTCCGTCCCTCGCCGTGGCGCCGGATCGGACGAGGTTTTGTCGAGGCGCTGCGCATCGTGCTGCCGCTGGCGATCATCTTCGCGGTCGGTTACGTGATCGTCCTCGACATCATGTCCGACGCCGCGGACGACAGCTGGCTCAGGTTGGTGTACGAACTGAGCCTGGCCGGCATCTACTATGGATTCGGGTCCTTCCTCTTCGTCGTCGCGCTCAAGTGGCTGCTGATCGGCCGCTACAAACCCCGGGCAGCGCCGATGTGGACGCCCTTCGTGTGGATCAGCGAAGCGGTGACCAGCGTGTATGAGTCGATCGCGGTGCCGAACTTCCTCGAATACCTGCGCGGCACGCCGATGCTTCCGGTCGCGTTGCGGCTCCTCGGCGTGAAGACAGGGCACGCAGTGTTCATGGACACGACCGACGTCACCGAATTCGACTGCGTCGAGATCGGCGACGGGAGCGAACTCAATGCCTGGTCCGGTCCCCAGACCCACCTGTTCGAAGACCGCGTGATGAAGATCGGCAAGGTGCAGATCGGCCGCCGCGTGACGCTCGGCATCCGCAACACGGTGCTCTACGACACGAAACTCGGCGATGGCGTGCTGCTCGGGCCGCTGACGCTCGTCATGAAGGGCGAGCAGCTGCCCGCGGGAACCGTGTGGTGTGGCTCGCCCGCGCAGGCGTGGCGCCCCTGACGCCTCCCCGGCCGCGGACGGCCGGCGAGCGCCCGCCGCTCGCCGCCGCGCGCCCCGAAGTGTGGCTGTGCCGGGCGCACGGGCCGGCACTCCGCGACCTCACGCACGAACTGCTGCGCGACCTGCTCGCGACTTACCTGGACTGCCGCCGCGAGCAGGTCCCGCTGCGGCTCGAATCCGGGCAGCCCCCCGCCGTGGCCGCGCCCTGGCAGGGCCTGCCGCTGTCGATCAGCCTCAGCTACGCCGCGGGAGTCGGCGCGATCGGCCTGTGCGCGGGAGCCGTCATCGGCATCGACCTCGCGGAAGTCGCACCGCTGCCGGACTGGGAGCGCGTGGCGGGTCTCTACCTCGGACCGCAGGCCGTGCAGCAGCTCGCGGCACTGGACGACGCGCCGCGCAATCACGCGTTCGCCGCCGCGTGGTCGGAAATGGAAGCGCGCAGCAAGTGCGTCGGCGTCGGGCTCGAGGAGTGGTCCGCGGCCCGCGCCCGGCGGCTGGCCTCGTCATCGATCCTGACGGCCACGGCCGCGCTGCCGCCGCAGCCCGACGGCCGGATGCTCGTGCTGACCGTCGCCCGCGCACCGCTACCGCGGCCCGCCGGACGGGATCAACCGTAGCGCCGCGCCGCCGGTGAAATAGATCGTATCGACCCGCTCTCGCCGCACGGACGAAATCGGCGTCGGCGATCGAGTGGGCGAGCGCCACTTCCGCCGCTCCAGGTTCATCGTCGCGACGGGCGCCGCCAATGGCACGTTCAGGCGGACTGCTCACGCCAAAATGCACCAAACAAGTGCATACGGTACAACGGTATTCAATACGCGTCTTCGTAAGCAGGTAATGATCACACAACGATCATTACCTGCCGTGAAGCAATGAACTCGTTGGCCTCCTGTTTTGACACCTACTCAACTTGGCCATTGGAAGAATGGGCAGGCTATCCGTTGGACGGCACGGTGAAGCCTGAGGGTTACTGTGCGGTATATCTCCGAAAACATATGTTTGCCATAAGCAAGGGGGAGGTGACGAAATGGTAACCACGGCTCTTTCACTTGGGTGGCAGGAGTTCTGGCTACCCACCATGTTGTTCGCGCTGGCAACGTCGGCCTCGCCGGGGCCGGTCAACATTGCGGCAGCCTCCTCGGGCGTCGCATTCGGATTGGCACGAACCTTGCCGCAAGTGCTGGGCGCGACAATCGGCTTTTCATCATTGATGCTGGCCACGGGGCTGGGGATGCAAGCGCTCATTACCGGAGTGCCGGTCATCCATTCCGTGCTCAAAGGTGCGGGCAGTTTGTTTTTGGCATACTTGGCCTGGAAGCTGTGGCGTGCATCGGGCACCCCGTCAGAGATCGTCATTGGCAAGCCACTTGGCATGCTGGACGGCGCAGTTGCTCAATGGGTCAATCCGAAAGCCTGGATCGTGGCCGCGTCCGGCATCGCTACTTACACCTATCCCGGCGAAGCTTATGGCTCCAGCGTGCTCGCGATGTCGATGGTGTTCTTGGTGATCTGCTTTCCGTCAGTGGGCGCGTGGGCCTTGTGCGGTGCAGCGACGCGCCAGTTGCTAAAAACCGAAGCTGCCATCAGGCGCTTGAACATGGCGATGGCGATACTCTTGCTGGTGTCGATCAGCACGTTGTTCCTGTAGAGGGGGCCAGGACAGAAACCCGGCGGGTTCAGCGGCGCATGATCACGTTGCGCAGCCGCCCTGGCGTCACCCCGAACACCGCCTTGAAGGTCCGCGTAAAGTGGGCCTGATCGGCAAAATGCAGAAGCAGTGCCAGGTCGGATAACGAAGCCCGTTGCTGATTCAGTTGAAAACGCGCCTTGAGTGCCCGCAACTGTCGCAGGTATGCAGACGGAGAGAGCCCGGTTTGACTGCGGAAAGTTCGAAGCGTGTGCCATCGGCTGTGCGGCGAACGTTCGACCAACTCACCCACTTCCACGTCGGACTGCCAGAGCTGGTGCATGGCATTTTGCAACGGATGCAGTTCCCGCTCGCGCACGCA is drawn from Azoarcus sp. DN11 and contains these coding sequences:
- a CDS encoding 4'-phosphopantetheinyl transferase superfamily protein, coding for MWLARAGVAPLTPPRPRTAGERPPLAAARPEVWLCRAHGPALRDLTHELLRDLLATYLDCRREQVPLRLESGQPPAVAAPWQGLPLSISLSYAAGVGAIGLCAGAVIGIDLAEVAPLPDWERVAGLYLGPQAVQQLAALDDAPRNHAFAAAWSEMEARSKCVGVGLEEWSAARARRLASSSILTATAALPPQPDGRMLVLTVARAPLPRPAGRDQP
- a CDS encoding LysE family translocator; the protein is MLFALATSASPGPVNIAAASSGVAFGLARTLPQVLGATIGFSSLMLATGLGMQALITGVPVIHSVLKGAGSLFLAYLAWKLWRASGTPSEIVIGKPLGMLDGAVAQWVNPKAWIVAASGIATYTYPGEAYGSSVLAMSMVFLVICFPSVGAWALCGAATRQLLKTEAAIRRLNMAMAILLLVSISTLFL
- a CDS encoding Pls/PosA family non-ribosomal peptide synthetase, with the translated sequence MILKGPHSPDLLRDEILADIFEATAALRPDHVALISGTLRVTYRDLNERADLMAHHLIGKGVKPGDIVGLWAPRGVDLLASQLAIAKTGAAWLPFDADTPVERVEVCLEDAGAAGIVTAHGLDTLIVDAAFRVWDQAELQLTTDGPLQRRNGARPDHPAYVIYTSGSTGKPKGVPISQGAICHFLRSENAVLGVRGDDTVYQGFSVAFDMSFEEIWISYLVGATLWIAPREIIADPDALPRALDDNGVTVLHAVPTLLALFSAEVSGLRLINLGGEMCPQAVVDRWATPSRQVFNTYGPTEATVSASLAELRAGEAVTIGKPLPNYGLLVVGDDMQLLPPGEMGELCIVGPGVAHGYLGRPELTAEKFLPNPWAEQPFEARLYRTGDLARIDADGRIQCLGRVDDQVKVRGFRVELGEIEAVLGKQLGSGTAAVVLKTVNDIEQLVAYIVPAAGSTPDVNALRHHMRELLPSYMVPSHFEVVAGIARLTSGKIDRKALRALPMTRVEEEIDADDPENDAEAALFAALGRFFPGLPIRRTADFFDDLGGHSLLAARLVSALREDARFAHMTVNDVYRNRRVAAIGAAMQAGMAGPDVAAAPPFAAIPSSRRLLCGAAQAITLPILIALHMMTWLAPFFTYHYFTGDPGDSIVVAMSMSVVVFLAMNLVGIGIGVLAGNVLLRGIGAGRYPLWGFTYFRWWLGDRLQQISPAHLWAGSSLYNGYLRATGAHIGEDVVIGSLTIRLPHLLHIGDGASLGSSVNLENVRVERGELVVSRIDIGREAYVGSYAVMEGDTAIADYGRLEGLAALPRGGRIATAEVWDGAPASLVRMLDPAKRPPRPAVTRLRRVGESLFFALGAALIALLFFLPIFPTFVLIDALEGRVLAPELDTQGYLLSILQYVLLALPASAVLVVATALIAAGVRWVVLPRRLAPGCWPVHSNVYCRKWLTNQIQSVSLQVLHGVYATVYAPFWYRLLGARVGRGAEISTAMGLVPDMLTLGDDTFIADAVMLGDEEIDGGWMSINHTVVGPRSFVGNGAYVPDGTTLPSDVLIGVQSKAPGTAAMLPGQTWVGSPAVSLPSREMLTGFPATLTFRPSPWRRIGRGFVEALRIVLPLAIIFAVGYVIVLDIMSDAADDSWLRLVYELSLAGIYYGFGSFLFVVALKWLLIGRYKPRAAPMWTPFVWISEAVTSVYESIAVPNFLEYLRGTPMLPVALRLLGVKTGHAVFMDTTDVTEFDCVEIGDGSELNAWSGPQTHLFEDRVMKIGKVQIGRRVTLGIRNTVLYDTKLGDGVLLGPLTLVMKGEQLPAGTVWCGSPAQAWRP